In the Doryrhamphus excisus isolate RoL2022-K1 chromosome 2, RoL_Dexc_1.0, whole genome shotgun sequence genome, GGAGCCATCTGCCTCTCAGACGCAACGCAAGACACTTTAGCCAACGAGGCCACGTCCACTTTGCAGACGGACCGTACGGCTCAACAAACTCCGAGCACTGCAGACCTTTAAAGTCCAGTCCACAAAGCACTAACTGTCTTTTTATACAcacgtatactgtatatgtttcatctattttttcatccatccaactaTCGTTTTTCATAAAGTTTCATTTGTGTGACGACTCGTGTGAATATGgagcaagttttttttcttgtttaatcACACATTGTGTCTTGCTGCTTCATAGAATGCAGTAATCCTGTGTGAATTCTATTCATTGTTGCCATCTCTTTTTGTGTTCCAACTTATGGAAATGCATCAGTTCATCAAGCTTTAATCCATCGTTTGTCAGCTCAAGTCCACAACGTGACAACTGTGGTTGTATTTTGCTGCTGGTTTATGTCACAGTAGCATGAATATGTTTGTGAAATCCCCGCTAAAAAGAGTCTAGTATCCCGCTTTGGTTTACTTGAGCTTTTAGCTACCCGACAGATATCAGTCCTCTTTAAGTTGAAACCAAAGAACATTTCATCCACGTGCTCTGATCTCAATATATGCTCTGTATATTTAAATCTGGGAGAGAATTGAAAAATGATCGACAAGGTGGTTCCTTCAGACATGGCAGCTACTTTTTATGGTCAAGCTTATTTTTATACTCCGCTAGGAAACATTCTGCAAAGGGTGGATGACGCTCTTTCTGTACAAAGTTAtactttgttttattataaagCCTTATGATCATGCTATGGCAGAGTTTGGGAGGGTGGGGGTCCTTGTGCTCATCATGAAACCGATTGTTGCTCTTATTTGTCATGGGAATACCAGTCCAACGTTTGGACACGTTCTCATTCAGTAGTACAAGGAAGTATCTCCAAGCGTCCGACTGGTAGTGGAAATGATGTTAGAAGAGGTGTTCTCCAGCCAAGAGTCTGCTGCATGTTACTGTGTCGCCCGGCAGATCCGTGAGCCTGGTACCAACATCGTTCACAAGCCTTTTCAGTTTACGGTTCAAGGGAGTACGATTTTGTCACCTTTGTAAGTTGTTATTTCTAGGATTGTCAGTAAAAGTTACATGAAAAATGATGGGTCATCTGTCTTTTGTCTGCATCTTTCAATTATTGGGGATGTTCGAAGGGGCCCAAAAAATAGGTCAAATTTAAAAAGGTGACAGAATCTCCAATGTAAGATGGTTCAGTCTTACTCTATTGCAGGGATGCACATTGTGAAAGAGCTTACATCTTTACAAGCTGTAGTATGAGAAATGAAACAAGCTGTAATTTGGGGAAATTTCGGCAGGGGGAACAATACtatgaaaattaattatttaagaaAGTTGatacatttgattaaaaaaacggcagcaaaaatgagtaaaaaagaGTCCTCTTGGTCGCACTTCGGACAGCCAAGTTGCAGCCACTTCCTTCTTGCTTTATCAAATATGCTAATTATGGTCAAAAATGGTCTCAAATAATCCCTTATATTTCACTCCTATTTCTTTAAACGACTGGCATCTCTTAAATTAAGAGCTTGTTGCTGTTCACACGTCAAGCCGGCTGAAGGTGGTAATGCACCATCTCGTCGTTCTACCTTTAAATGACGCGACGAAGAAGAAGGGTTTACGACCCCGTCGTAAAACGCCGTCATCGGAGACACCGAGCTGAACTCGGCAACACTCACCTGAGAGTTTTGGACAACATTTGCCACAATACCGTCGACAGTATTGACGCCTTTAGATGCCAGGTGAAGGGCTGCAATGGAGGCGATGGAAGATGACAGTTCAGACGTGAAGGATGACCACAATCATAACTACCGTGcgagcagcagcggcggcggcaaTAAAATCCAAACGTATTTAAGCAGCCGGATCTCCGAGGGAACGACGCTCCATCAACCCGTTTCTTCGTCGGCACCCAAAGGGGACCTGGACTCCGCTGGAGGGAGTTCGGTATCCCGTGGCACCGACGGGTCAAAGGTCATGGACTCGGAATCGGACTCGGGCAGCGAGTGCAGCGAAGCGGGTGAGACCGACCGCCCCACCGCGACGGCAGCCTCCGCCGAGGGGTCTTTCACCGGGGAGTCGACTTCAAAGCTCCGTAAGCATTCAGCTGATCCTCATAAACGCAAAAGTCACATGATCTAGATAATATAGATAATATAGGCTTCTTCCTAATATGGTCCTTCTTCCTCCTCAGTTCTAAATGCAATGGCCGTGGAAGACTACCGTAATAACCACTGGCCAAACTTGGACAAGGCCATCGAACGCCTGCTCATTCAGAATCCTACGGACCACATCTCTGTGTCATATGCTCAGATATACAGGTAATGTGTCAGACATACTGGTAATGTATCAGAAACACTGGTAATGTATCAGACATACTGGTAATGTGTCAGACATACTGGTAATGTGTCAGACATACTGGTAATGTGTCAGACATACTGGTAATGTATCAGAAACACTGGTAATGTATCAGACATATACAGGTAATGTGTCAGACATACTGGTAATGGATCAGACATACTGGTAATGGATCAGACATACTGGTAATGTATCAGACATACTGGTAATGTGTCAGACATACTGGTAATGTGTCAGAAATACAGGTAATGTGTCAGAAATACAGGTAATGTGTCAGAAATACAGGTAATGTGTCAGACATACTGGTAATGTATCAGACATACTGGTAATGTATCAGACATACTGGTAATGTATCAGACATACTGGTAATGTATCAGATATACAGGTAATTTATCAGAAATACTGGTAATGTATCAGATATGCAGGTAATGTATCAGACCTGCAGGTAATGTATCAGACATGCAGGTAATTTATCAGAAATACAGGTAATGTATCAGAAATACTGGTAATGTATCAGAAATACTGGTAATGTATCAGACATATACAGGTAATGTATCAGATACATATACAGGTAATGTATCAGACATACTGGTAATGTATCAGACATACTGGTAATGTATCAGATATACAGGTAATTTATCAGAAATACTGGTAATGTATCAGATATGCAGGTAATGTATCAGACATGCAGGTAATGTATCAGACATGCAGGTAATGTATCAGACATACTGGTAATGTATCAGACATACTGGTAATGTATCAGATATACAGGTAATTTATCAGAAATACTGGTAATGTATCAGATATGCAGGTAATGTATCAGACATGCAGGTAATGTATCAGAAATACAGGTAATGTATCAGAAATACTGGTAATGTATCAGAAATACTGGTAATGTATCAGACATATACAGGTAATGTATCAGACATATACAGGTAATGTATCAGACATACTGGTAATGTATCAGACATACTGGTAATGTATCAGACATACAGGTAATACCTCGCGTTGGCTATCATTCGGTTCTTTTGTGACAGTTCAGCGCTTAGCGTTTACAAACAGaaaacaaagcatgctgggaagcaggaagtgttcCTAACGACTCGaccatacaaataaaaagtaatatattcaAATTAGTTGATTTGATTTCATTGTATACTAGTGAAATACTAGTGAAATACTAGTGAAATACTAGTGAAATACTAGTGAAATAGTGCAAAATGTGCAAACAAAGAATTTACAATACTTTGAGTGCATACTTCCTGCGGTTCAAATGCCGACATTCCATGGATAACGGggaagtgttgtgttgttggCGTGGACAGCAACGGAAGTTTTTGCCTCCTTTCAGTTCCATTGAATGAATCGTAATTCTGACCTACATTTTTGGTTTGATTACCGCTGTTTACATGCCATGTTGATACAGAACTTTGCTACGCCTCCCTAGCTATACCTCCGATTTACAGCTAACGGTGTTTTATACACGTAAAGGCCAAacactttcttctttttgttttttcagttacgtctacaagtgtgtgtgtcagcaacACTCGGAGCTCCTCTACGTGGACCTGAAATCCAAAATAGGCCATCATCTCCATCAAGTTTCCAGCCAGCTGCACGTAAGACGCTCGGTCCGAGATGCTGATTAGCTCTGATCCAGAACTACATTAGCGCATGCTGTGCTGCTGTAGaagtggaattcatgttttaCGTGTTAAAAAGCAGGACATGTACAGTGTGACCCTTGGATTGCATCATTGATCCATTCTAGAAGCTCGGACTCTCCTAATAGTGTTAGGTCCAAGTTTCACATGGCGGGTGAAACCAAAGTTTTCAGGACgttaaagtcttttttttccaaaatattatttGCACAAACTGAGAGGCATTGAAGTTAAATGCACACAAGCGATTACATAACATTTCCTTTTTGTTCCCAGGCCATCCCACCTGAAAACTTCATTGAAAGCTTCAACACGGCACTGACGCAATACATTGCATCTCTTCAGTGCATCGTTccagtatttatgtatttggtAAGTCAATgggtatatattagtatattatatagAAACTGTATTCTCGGGCATTGAATAGATGCCAACTGGACATTTCACGtctcatccgagcaggcttTGTCGGTCCgtgttcaaagactagataggacagctgtagtctgagGGACCCAAGACTCTGTCCTCTAAGAATATTAGAGTTGAGAAGCACTTAGCAGGATCGCTATTTGTAGTTTCACTCTTCTACCACTAGGtttagtatattcattcattcattttctaccgcttttcctcacgagggtcgcggggggtgctggagcctatcccagctgtcttcgggcgtgaggcggggtataccctagactggttgccagccaatcacagggcacatatagacaaacaaccattcacactcacattcatacctatggacaatttggagtcactaattaacctagcatgtttttggaatgtgggaggaaaccggagtacccggaaaaaacccacgcatgcacggggagaacat is a window encoding:
- the cacul1 gene encoding CDK2-associated and cullin domain-containing protein 1 translates to MEAMEDDSSDVKDDHNHNYRASSSGGGNKIQTYLSSRISEGTTLHQPVSSSAPKGDLDSAGGSSVSRGTDGSKVMDSESDSGSECSEAGETDRPTATAASAEGSFTGESTSKLLLNAMAVEDYRNNHWPNLDKAIERLLIQNPTDHISVSYAQIYSYVYKCVCQQHSELLYVDLKSKIGHHLHQVSSQLHAIPPENFIESFNTALTQYIASLQCIVPVFMYLNKFYIESKLNRDLRQDLMNLFADRVAEEHVNKLMPLLIKAQTMPFKVQPSTMASVVTGLHSLRPEWAQLAPALFSSFIPQINPPAVESLLSDYAARDQKLQMELSMNGFPRGDQSRKRANDDS